In one window of Catalinimonas alkaloidigena DNA:
- a CDS encoding aminopeptidase: protein MVKKILALVGIVFLGFVLFYASDLAYGFGQLRGQLHIVWNARPIEEFLADETFPDSLKARIRLVQEIRRYAIDSLGINDSKNYTTLYDQHGKPVLWNLTGCRPFALEAKEWSFPFLGTFPYIGFFDREKVLAEEARLQDEGYETYIYSVGGWSTLGWFRDPILSSMLRRPEGDLAELIIHELTHATLYVKDNIQYNENLATFVGEEGAKRFLAWKYGEASAPYQHYLYGDDDYERYSRHILRGANRLDSLYRTFSDAVPLDEKKAKKQALIGEIIAQIDTISFRYPALYQRRFSADSLPNNTYFMSYKRYREEQNQFETEFYRDFDGDFQRYLQALKKRYPSL from the coding sequence ATGGTAAAGAAAATTCTGGCACTGGTTGGTATTGTCTTTCTGGGTTTTGTGCTCTTTTACGCTTCCGATCTGGCGTATGGCTTCGGGCAGCTGCGGGGGCAGCTCCACATCGTCTGGAACGCCCGACCCATCGAAGAGTTTCTGGCCGACGAGACCTTTCCCGACTCGCTGAAGGCGCGCATCCGCCTGGTGCAGGAGATTCGGCGGTACGCCATCGATTCGTTGGGCATCAACGATTCCAAAAATTACACCACGCTCTACGATCAGCACGGAAAGCCGGTGTTGTGGAACCTGACCGGCTGCCGCCCCTTTGCCCTGGAAGCGAAGGAGTGGTCTTTTCCCTTTTTAGGGACCTTTCCTTACATCGGTTTTTTCGACCGGGAAAAAGTGCTGGCCGAAGAAGCGCGCCTTCAGGACGAAGGGTACGAGACTTACATTTACAGCGTGGGTGGCTGGTCGACGCTCGGCTGGTTTCGCGACCCGATTCTGTCGAGCATGTTGCGCCGACCGGAGGGCGATCTGGCCGAACTCATCATCCACGAGTTGACGCACGCCACGCTGTACGTGAAGGACAATATCCAGTACAACGAAAATCTGGCGACCTTTGTGGGGGAGGAGGGGGCCAAGCGTTTTCTGGCGTGGAAATACGGTGAGGCGTCGGCGCCCTACCAGCACTACCTGTACGGCGACGACGATTACGAGCGCTACAGCCGCCACATTCTGCGGGGCGCCAACCGACTCGACAGTTTGTACCGTACCTTCTCGGATGCCGTGCCATTGGACGAGAAGAAAGCGAAGAAACAGGCGCTCATCGGTGAGATCATTGCCCAGATCGACACGATTTCGTTTCGCTATCCGGCGTTGTATCAGCGACGTTTTTCGGCCGATAGCCTGCCAAATAATACATACTTTATGTCGTACAAACGTTACCGGGAGGAACAGAACCAGTTCGAAACGGAGTTTTACCGTGACTTTGATGGTGATTTTCAGAGATATTTGCAGGCGTTGAAGAAACGATATCCCTCCCTGTGA